In the genome of Daucus carota subsp. sativus chromosome 9, DH1 v3.0, whole genome shotgun sequence, the window CTATTGATGGTTTCCTGATAATCAAAGTTCTAATTAAAGACTACAGAATAGCATGAAAATTTACAACTGCTAACCGGGAGAAGAAGCTCACACAATTGATTGAGTTTCAATATATCATTCAATGCATTTTAACACAGTAACAAGTCAATGtctattattcaaaataacttTAATGATCGTCAGTAAACCAgtatcaataattttgaatgaaaattaGATATCACATTTCCAGATTATGGTAATCATATTATCAATGCTTTTACTAAAGAAACAAACTGGTAAAGTTCTGAAAGCTCAATTACAGAAGCAACAAGTATGGTACCATGAGCCCAAGAATGATTATGAGAATGATCAAAACTATCAGAGTACATCAAATAATGGGGGTTACTGAGTTCTCAATGAAACCACAATTATATAGTTAAAAAGGGAAACACAGCAGCAGAATATTTCAGTTGCAGTTACCTTGTCCTGACCACCAACATCCCACACAGTAAAGCTAATGTTCTTGTATTCAACAGTCTCCACATTAAAGCCTGCATGGAATGCTCTGTTATTCAATCTCATAACAATGATAGATATCTTATGATAACTCGCTTGATGACAAAAAACGGTTATTTTATACAAGTCGAAGGTAGTGTCATTCTGCAAGAGATCAAACTtgctttaaagaaaaaaaaacaataaatctTTGTCGGTCGTAACAATTATATCCTTATCTTAATCCCAAGCCAACAAGTAAGAAGAAAGTAACAAATTTAAGATGACAACATACCAATTGTTGGAATAGTGGTGACAATTTCACCTAACTTGAGCTTGTACAAAATTGTGGTTTTACCAGCAGCATCGAGACCAACCATGAGAATGCGCATTTCTTTCTTAGCAAAGAGACGGCTGAAAAGCTTGGTGAAAGAGAGCCCCATCTTTATATCTGATACAAGCATAAATGGaaccaattaattaaaaacatctaAATACTCTCCACCATTTTATAGTAACAGTCCAAAGCAAACCAAACTAATAGGGTGATCAAACACACAAGCAGCAGTCAAATTACAAACTTATACAGTTTTCTTatcagttgcaacttgcaaCAAAACGCCTTATCAATTTATCATAGACAAAATGGTTTATCAAAGTGGCCACTACATAACTAACAAAAATACCGAAAAATTCAGGGCCTCATATCGGTCACTTTTTAGGCAAAATTGCTGATTTTCGGTGGTAAGTTTGAGATTTTATTACCTTACAGTCTTACACTGACTTAAGAGTGGCGAATCTGAGACCCCAAATATATTGGCCATAAATTTGAAACTTCGGTGTGCAAACTGATACACACCTCTAAAATTGACATGTACAGTTCGAGATATAACATGTGAAACACAACCTTTACATGAACTAATCTCACTTCCATTTAATAGACCGTACCACATCATTTTTTCCCTAAAATATACAAACAACATATATTGCACGATATATAGATCGCAACTAGTAAGAAAACAGGCTAGCTTCCCTAAATCGAAAACCTACAATTCACAATGAAACAAAATGAATCAAACCGGAAACAATGATTCTGCAAAAACAAGCAGTCACGATGAATGCAGAAACACACAGATCCACACATTCAGCACATTTCACAGATCAAAAACAACAGTTACAATATAATTCATAGCTCACTTTTATTCACAGATGGGCGATATCAACGCACtaaaacagagagagagagtgtgagagagagggagagagagagagagagagttcaaAATCAGAGATCAGTTTTGAAGCTAAACGAATCTAGCTATCTAATACATAGAGATCATGCAAATCAACAGCGCAAAACACATATGAATTGATTAAATAGTGAAAATGAATGAGATCTATAAGATGGAGACATGGCTTACGATGAGGTTGAAGATCCGAGCAGAAGAAAATCGCACAGCCAAACACagctttattttttgattttatatacaGGCAGGCAGTACAGTGTTTATATAGTGGAGACTAGGGGTGAACATGAACCCGTTCAACCCgctaacccaacccaaaccaGCCCTTTTTTAGGCCGATTAACCCGACCCGTTCAAAACCGAAAAATAAAtgggttaatttttaaaaaacccgataaagttgggttgggtcagagttttacagattttaaccctaactaacccaacccaacccgattatatatatacacgtgtgtataatatttacatatctATCTTACATTCTTAAGTTTATCCCGATCAATCTTTAAcctaaatttgatttatctaGAGTGTGTCTATAcatttacaataataatatggataattttaaatatctcgataactataaaatgtaaatgatgACTTTTGGAATTTGAACATGGTTAATGATCTGTTAATGAACTGATGTACAACTTATAAATAAGAGTCCGTAACTGAGGGTGTATACAACAATTTCTTATTATTTCACCATTGTTCAAATATTTCACTAATGTAATAGGCTTCTCTCTTCAATTAAAAACTTACGCATCGACTAATATTAGTGAATGATTCATAGAAACTGAGtaactataaatatatgtatgccGACTGTTACTAACTATCGACGTGCGAgtgagtatatttttttttcctatcccgatgaatgactaaatttttattaattattattttcgcAAGTTTAACCCAAACCAATCCGACCCAAACCgaattaattgggttgggtaaGGTTgggttatataaattttttccggttaatgggttaaatttttattaacccGCACTAATTGGGTTAGgtcatttttttctaaaaagccGCCCAACCCAACCCATGTTCACCCCTAGTGGAGACCTCTTGTTCCACAGTCTCAATAACCTTGTGATTTTTATTCTTATTCTACAATAATTATTGGTTTTAGTgacttgaaatttttttaaatttattttagggaAAAAGTGaaaaactatatattttaatttgttttaaggGATAAGTTCTTCAattttgatattgaaaattGTCCCAAGTTATATGGTTGGTTGCGGTATTGTAAAATGAAAATCAGATTTAATCGGTGAAATCACGGAACAAGAATTAGttggagattaattgaattgatgaGATATAACCAGTTCAACGAGTTATGGAACATGATTAATTGTGATTAATCACATGAATTTTAGAACAAAGGTTTTGACCGTGACAGTATAGTAAaagtaaaatatcaaataaatactaATTGAGTTATTATGTAAGACAATATTCAACAATTATAAGTAGGTCAACAGTGGGGGTTCGATTCCCCGGTCCTCCAACATTTTACTCCTATTATAGTgttgattttgttttgtcatttttCAAATACAAACTGATCTTGGTCCCATCAACAGTTGGAAATTTTGCTATTTTGAGAATTGAATGTAATCTGCTCAAGTATAAGGCCACTGTTTATTTCACATCTTTACAAATTACAAGCAAGTATGAAACACAGATCCTCTGAAGGCAAGGCTCTGGGACACTAGTACATCATCAAAACAAGCATATGGTAAGTAATTCACGAAAGAGTAAATGAGCAACAAAAGACAGCCAGGCGAAAGGTGATGCCTGCAACGGTTGATTGGCTCCGAATGATAGAACCATCCAGATATTTCTTACACCTGAAATGGACCGACGAATGTAGTATTAGAACACAATACTAATTCAAGTATATATGTAATGAAAACATTTACGGAAGGAACAGAATTAGTTGTAGCATAAAATGGATTATACCTTATTAGCAATGTTGTTAGAAAGCCATTCCAGTCCCTCGTATAGGCCCTCTCCAGATGTAGCGCACGTGCTCTGAATGTACCTGAAGAATTCAAGAGGTTTTATGTCAGCACTTAGCAGGAGCAATGTCGATACATTATGTTTCCATTTACATGTCAGAGTGATTCTACTTACCAGTGTCTTTGTCGAAGAGACTGCAAACCAAGTTTGTCAGTTATCTCGGCTGCATTCATGGCATTTGGAAGATCTTGCTTGTTTGCAAACACGAGGAGCACTGCATTTCTCAATTCATCCTGCAAATAATAGATTGTACGTAAGCAAAGATAAGAGTGTCCTTCACATCATAGAATAACACTCTGCAGAAGACCTTTCTTCATCCCCTACTAGTATTAGGTTGAAGTAAAGATTAATGAAGTGCGATATCCAATAGTACCTCATTCATCATCCTGTGCAATTCATCTCTTGCCTCCATCACACGCTCTCGATCATTACAGTCCACTACAAAGATGAGCCCTTGTGTATTTTGGTAATAATGCCTCCATAAAGGCCGGATCTGAAAGCATGACCCAAGTTCCAAATAAGCATTCAGGAGTATTGATATTTTAAAACATGCTTGGGAGAAGAGCTACAATTATAACAGGGTAAAACCGAAAAATCTTAAAACTGAAGTTAATAAACTAGGAATCATCATAATTTAATGAAAATCTCGTACCAAGAAAAATATAGATTAACACTAACAAATCATTTAGCCAAATGTTAAGGACTTAAAAGTTTTTCACAGAAACGCTCTGATAATTTCCAACAATTAGCCTAATTCACTAAAACAACATGATCATCCTCCACAAAGGCTGAAACTTAATATGTGAAGTGTAATCCTCATGAAGTGAAATTCATCTTCCACTTTAAGCTACGTTACATGCCTAAACAAACGTGCAAGCATATACCAAGAATATTATTATTGCAGGACATTTAGATTAACTCTAATGCTTCTCTGCTAACCAACTTCTAATAAAGGCGACAAAGTACTGGTTAAAATTTCAAGTGCTTATAGGCAGAAGAAGCTTGCACAATTACTTTAACTATGAAAGAAGGCTAAATGACAGCAATCACATTCATTTAGATTATGATTATCATATAACTGCAGTGCCTCATATCCTCGGTGCAATCAGTATAAAAGTGCAGTAAATCATCTAGTGATTTTAACAACAAAAATTGCGCAGGTAAATAAAAAGATATAGTATATCTGTCGCATTTACCTTGTCTTGCCCACCAACATCCCACACAGTAAAGCTAATGTTCTTGTATTCAACGGTCTCTACATTAAAACCTGCAAATAATGATCCGTGATTCAATCCCATTACAACAATAGATACGAGAAATTCATTCACTCTGTGACAAAACTTGTGCCTAAGATGGTAGATGAACTGGTGAATCGATTAATGGATCTACCTAGATTAGTATCAGAGCAGTGAAATTCAAACTGCAGCTTGAGCTTATAAACAAATTGATTAATACCTTGAGGTTAGCCGGTTAACTGAGTTCGAGATTCTCACATTTTAAATTTGAAGGCTAGTTAATCTTCTGgccaaatatgtaaaatatagccCTTCAGGGGGACGGGGATGCGATTtaacatttaatttttattcagaaacaaaattttaaaaataagttataaagtTATAGGATAAAAGTGCGTGTTGAGCAGTGAAAAAAATCGTACAAAATTgaatgagacagagggagtaacgcCTTATATTATTCGATGAAAACTAATTAAAACAGAAAGAAAAGATCccgaagaaaattttaaaatgagtgACATACCAATGGTGGGAATGGTGGTGACAATTTCACCCAACTTGAGCTTGTACAAAATTGTGGTTTTACCAGCAGCATCAAGACCAACCATCAGAATTCGCAGTTCTCGCTTAGCAAACAGACTGCTAAGAAGTTTGGTGAAGGATAGTCCCATCtgtttatctgataacaataaTATTGTTTTCTTATTGTTTGAAACTTATGATGAAAAAGAAAAGCTTAGTTGTTTAAATAGAGGGAGTTTGAGCCAAAAAGAAGCATGGTGATTGGTTGTATGATCTCATGGATTAAGAAAGTCAGCGAGTCAAAGTTGTGAACGGAAAGTTCAACTTGCCGAAGTTTCGCTTGCCTTGTGCATGAAGGAAAAAGCTACGTAATTCAAGTAAAATCATAGAAATTTCCCAGGAATTAAATTAATTGGCTCTATATTATTCTCAATAATGATTAAACTTCAGAAAATTGCTAAACAGGATATATTTTTCACTTAAATTGTTGCTGTAGAATTTTTTGAATCCAACAAATTGTTGTTGTTAATAATTAGTATCCTTTATCTgtgattttaatgatttttaattttcaatttttttggagaaaatttttcaatttttttttttttaaaaagaagctAAACTGCTCTCGCTTTTATTCTTCACGGCTCAATGACTATCAGCTGACGTGTATCCATCTATTGGTATATCTTGTTGCACTTCCTCACTGCTTCCAGCGGTTAACATTTGGCCTTCTCAAACGGGTCATATTCATGCCGCTCTTATTGCTCGATGTACATTATCACTTCCATGATATGTTATTCCCTccgtttttattattttttttataatttatttatcatcaaaattgaataaaattaaaaattaaaattattaaaaatgaaattctaatattGCAGTCCTAATAAGAACAAGTCCAATACAATACTTAATGCTACAGTTTGAAAAACTCGAGAAGAATATGTATTCACCTTCAATGCCACGTCTCATCCACGATTATAGAtgaagtttaaaaatattatattctacATTAAATATTAGAACATGTTAAATTTATTAGTAAATATATAAGAAGATAGCGAAACTTGAAACTAGTATGAAACTGGGATTGAAGGGCAATTTTCATTTTAACATCAATAAACACGTACATTTCGACGTTATAATACAGTAATAGCAATAGATATTTGATATTCAACATTGAAATTGCTTTAGGAGTTCATAATATTCATGATGATGAGAAAAAAACAAATGCAATTTTACCTCTTGTCATATGCTTGCCCTGGCAATTGAATTGTGAAGAGGATACCTGTCATGTTATTTGTCCATGtattaatttacaatatttgttTCGACTTGACTCAACTTATTCATCGGACTGCATGCATGTGCGCAGTATTATAGTTTAACACAAATTTATCATGTTAATATGTTCTCTAAAGGGGAAGGAATCTGCTTGGTCTTCTCACCAGTGTTTACAGTTGGCCGAGGTCCGTATACTCAGGCAAACAAGATGAAAGTGTAAAGATAAAATTTGCAGGCACTGATATACTCATAGGATTGAAtttgtttgatttattttatttttaaaaatagataacATATGAAGAAAGACATATTTATGTAtcttttctgaaaaaaatatttattttaagaaataagaTACATGAAGAACATCTTTAACTACTTGTTTCAAACAGATAatcaaaaaatcacaaacaaacattttttttcCCCGAAAACAAGTCTATTTAATAAAAATCGTTGCCAAACAAGCTCATGCGTGTCACCTTCGCACACAAATAACATGCGTGCCAGAATAGTCGAATTATATACGGAGTATGTAATATGTAGTCATGAAGTAAAGTAAAAAGTACCACAGTGGTTTTTTTGAGTTAAAATTGGGTGGGTGAGATCTGGTGGCgaaggaaaataaaataaagtacgCGTCTTCCGAAAGATTTTGACTCCAGAGTAATAGGCTGTTGCCTGATCATCATGATTGAGTTCTTGTGAAAATGACAGACTTAGTATAGACCAAACTGTGTAATCGCTTTTATGTTAATTTCACCAATAAAATTGTAGgagaaattttttgaaaaagtaatttaaatatCTAACCTTACTCAATATATGTGATCTAagtctttttaattatttttatatttttatttttatcagttTGTTGATGATTCATTATTAAGTAACAAAAATCTAAACCGTAgtagaaattttttatttattttgattcttCTGTTTTTAGAAGTATTTATTTTGATTCTCTTtgaaatcaatttaaatattttattggtgaaatttttgttaataaatatTTCATACCAGATTCATGATGAATCCAGGCACCGTCACggatatcatcatcatcattgtatTAATTGTTGTTAAAATCATATCAAGTATTTATTCTCTAAAGAAAATGTGCCGTTCTTGCCTCACACATTTGCcatgttttgtttttgttactGAAACTACTTGTTGGTGTAGAACAAACGTAATAACAAAAATCGGAAGTCAAAAACTAATTATTTAATCtatgaatttatgatttttaggagattttttcgataaatcaagaatttttaaatcagaataataatcaataaatcaataaaatatattttgaaaattagttcTCAACTAATCAGAGATTTttcaattaatcaaaaaatattgttCGTTCGGAAAATTGACATGACATTGTACCTATTTGCTGAATATCTGGACATggctgattcaacaattattCTCTCCCTATCAACATAATTGTGGGGTTCTGGTCTGGTCCGCACATGTTTTGTTTACTATAATACTTTAATTTTCACACTGTAAGAAGAAACAAACAATACATATTGTCACACTCACACAAACTGTAAAAAAGGAAACTATGATAGTGCAGTGATTTGCGTAGGCTTGGCCAAACTCAAATCTATTGCAAGTAGCCAGCTGTTCATCTTTTCAGGCAGCTTATAATTTGGTATGCACTGTATCATTCAACTATTTCTGAGGTTGTTTTCTAATTTGTTTATCTATCTTTAATGAGCCCATTATGGTTAAGCTCTCGGAGTGGTATTAATTACGAGTGAGCGAGAATCGAATTCagaatcaaaaatatttaaaaagtttgaatttatttattaagtttGTGCTGTTCAGGGTCTGCAAGTAAAGTTCCTTTTTCTACCTTTAGACCCACATTGTAGTTTGCTTTTAGCATTCTGAATCTACTCTCAAATTACCCTTTTTGAGCTTTAAATTTTGGAAGCCTTGTTTAGTTATTCTGTGTGTATATAACATACATTCCCTTAGCATTAGAAAAAGAAAGGGAGAAGGTTTGTTGTTCATCTTTAGAATTGtaagtttgtttttttttcctgatttgaaaattttgaattagtCATTGTTTTTATATGCATGATGTGGTGTGTTGTTTTAGTTTTTCTTTTTGGACTGGCAGTTTTTggtatcatattttataagggTTTAGAAGAAAGATTCAGAATCAAGAAAATATTTGGAATTTGTGAAATTATTGTTGCTTAATTGCTTGAGTTACTTGCAATAGGAAGGAGAAATGGAAGAGAGCTTTGTTCCGTTTCGCGGAATCAAGAATGATGTTAAAGGAAGGTTGATGTGCTACAAACAAGATTGGACTAGTGGCTTCATGTCAGGTGTAAGGTATGTTTACAATAACCTtatcttgaatcttttaaaattatgaGGAGATGTATATTCTCCAACCATCCGGATCTCTTatactattttttgttttttttgatatttaggaTTCTGGCCCctacaacatatatattttttgcttcAGCAATTCCTGTGATATCATTTGGTGAACAGTTGGAAAGAAGTACAGGTATAATCTGTTGCATCTTTCTCAGACAATCCGATATTCGAAATTCTGATCTTTTTACAATTGGTGTCTTGGATTGACAGATGGGTCACTCACAGCAGTGCAAACCTTAGCTTCTACAGCAATTTGTGgtattatacactctataatgGGAGGTCAGCCCTTGCTTATTCTTGGAGTTGCAGAACCTACTGTACTTATGTACACATTCATGTACAACTTTGCGAAAGATAGACCAGAGTTGGGACCAAAGCTCTTCCTAGCTTGGACTGGATGGTATTCAATTGTTATTTGTGTTTCAGATCAATTCTGTTGATAAGTGAAGttttagttttgaaatttgCTCATTTTTCACATGTTATAATGTTACTGTCTACATGGAATGTTGTCTTTGCAGGGTATGTGTTTGGACTGCAATTTTATTGTTCCTTTTGGCTATTCTAGGAGCTTGTTCAATCATTAATAGGTTCACTCGTCTGGCGGGAGAATTGTTTGGACTACTAATTGCAATGCTTTTCATGCAGGAGGCTATAAAAGTAAGTGGCACTTGTTAATCCTATACAGAGACCATTAGTTAGTAATTAGAGTTTCAAATTATCGTGGACAACATATTGTGGTATTAACCAGATACAAAATTTGTAGGAGACTAACAATGTCAGTGTCCTGACCGAGGCACCAGTAGTGAATTTGATGTGTACCATCTCTTTGGTACAGCAataagaaattaaattataattgaacGACGTTGTTTCTGTAaaagtgtttgtctttctgattAATTTATATGAAAGCTTTGTCAAAATCACTTGTTGGATGTAGGGAATTATTGATGAATTTCGTGTACCAAATGGAGAAAATCGTCAATTGACAGAATTTCTACCATCATGGAGGTTTGCAAATGGAATGTTTGCCCTGGTTATGTCCTTTGGCCTCTTGCTCACTGCATTgaaaagtcgaaaagcaagatCATGGCGATATGGCTCTGGTAAGCATGTTCGCTATATTTTTAGATGATCTTGGACTAAATAAACTTTAGCATGCGCAATGCCAATTTCTTCACAGAAAAGTATAATAATCAGATCTCAGTTGAATGATTATAATATAGGGCCTGGGCAGTAGTATGGTGTTGCATAAAATTGGTATCACCCACTCGGAAACAaacaatttgaaaattttattttgatagaTAATGTCAAAAAGTGCATGCATCATGTTTCCTCTCTACGTGACTGTAATTCATGTTTTCTCCTTTTACAGGTCGGCTTCGGGGCCTCATTGCAGATTATGGTGTTCCATTGTTGGTGGTTGTCTGGACAGCTGCCTCTTATATTCCATCTGGAAATGTCCCAAAAGGAATTCCAAGGCGACTCCTCAGCCCAAATCCATGGTCCCCTGGTGCATATGAGAACTGGACAGTCGTTAAGGCATGTTTTCCTTTGCACAAAAGCAATTCATTTTGCCTTTTTACTCTCTtaaaatgatttaataatatgtACGTATGTAATTTCTAACTTTCAGAATATGATGCAAGTGCCTGTCCTCTACATAATTGGGGCTTTTGTTCCAGCCACTATGATTGCAGTTCTGTATTATTTTGACCACAGTGTAGCATCTCAACTTGCTCAACAGAGTGAATTTAACTTGCGGAAGCCTACTTCATTTCATTACGATTTGTTTTTGTTAGGATTCATGGTATGGTGGCAAATCCTTCCTAAAAACTAACCATTTAGTCGTTTTCTGTCATTTTATGAAACCTCCACTCTAATCAAAATGACTTGTTACAATGTTGAAGGTCATATTGTGTGGCCTTACTGGAATCCCCCCATCAAATGGTGTCATTCCACAATCTCCAATGCATACTAAAAGTTTGGCTACACTTAAGCATCAGGTTTACATTTACCACAGACACATTTCTTACACCGCTcgtttaatattataatcttaAACTAAAGATGAAAATCGCGGCTGTCTGTATTAGCTAGTTAATATTCATCTCCGTATCTTAGCATTTAATCACACAATATACTTTTATCACAATGATATTCACTGAGCTCAGCATATTCATTGCTGCTTTGCCATCTTTTTGCATGTAGCTTCTTCGTAGTCGATTGGTAACGACAGCACGCGAATGTCTGGGCAATAACAGTAGTCTAGATCAAGTATATGGAAAGTTACAAGAAGCCTATGAAGGGATGCAGAGTCCAGTGCATAACCAAGAGCCATCAGCTCGAGTACGGCGCTTTCATGATTTTCATTTAACATAGTTTTTTTTCCCCTTATGTTTCCCTTTTTGATCTACATACTTGTACACTTAGTcaacattattttaaatttattcttGGAACAGAGATTAAATGAATTGAAAGACTCAACTATCAAATCAGCTTCCAGCATGGGAAACATTAATGCTCCAGTTGATGAGTCCGTTTTTGATGTTGAGAAAGAGATTGATGATTTGATACCTGTTGAAGTAAAGGAACAGAGAGTCAGTAACTTACTGCAATCTTTAATGGTGGGAGGATGTGTTGCAGCCATGCCTCTGCTAAAAAAGATCCCAACGTCAGTACTCTGGGGATACTTCGCATATATGGCTGTTGAAAGCTTACCCGGAAACCAGTTTTGGGAGCGGATCTTACTACTATTCACAGCTCCAAGTAGAAGATACAAGTAGCTACTTTCCCATGAACATTTGTACAAGTTcagttaatttttaatttcgcTAAACTGATTCTCTGCAACTAACCAATATGCatctgttttttgtttttgttacgTGTTAACAGAATATTGGAGGACAACCACGCAACTTTTGTTGAAACTGTACCTTTCAAGACAATTGCATTTTTCACAATATTCCAGTCAGCTTATTTGTTGATCTGTTTCGGTATCACCTGGATTCCTCTTGCTGGGGTGTTGTTCCCTTTGATAATCATGCTTCTGGTTCCTATTAGACAATACATTTTACCCAAGTTTTTCAAAGAGGAACACCTTCAAGATTTAGATGCAGCAGAGTATGAAGAGGCAGCTGCTTTACCATATAACCTTGCAATGGTAAGCTTTGCATTCTCTCATTAATATAAAGAATCTTCTTTAcctttttatttacaaatttatctTCTACAATTTCAACTTTCTGCATATACACATAAAAAGGATATTTAAAGTTGGAGGTAAAATAGtctgttagagcatctccaacggtgttggctataatcgttggctaaattggacctgtaa includes:
- the LOC108202801 gene encoding probable boron transporter 2, producing the protein MEESFVPFRGIKNDVKGRLMCYKQDWTSGFMSGVRILAPTTYIFFASAIPVISFGEQLERSTDGSLTAVQTLASTAICGIIHSIMGGQPLLILGVAEPTVLMYTFMYNFAKDRPELGPKLFLAWTGWVCVWTAILLFLLAILGACSIINRFTRLAGELFGLLIAMLFMQEAIKGIIDEFRVPNGENRQLTEFLPSWRFANGMFALVMSFGLLLTALKSRKARSWRYGSGRLRGLIADYGVPLLVVVWTAASYIPSGNVPKGIPRRLLSPNPWSPGAYENWTVVKNMMQVPVLYIIGAFVPATMIAVLYYFDHSVASQLAQQSEFNLRKPTSFHYDLFLLGFMVILCGLTGIPPSNGVIPQSPMHTKSLATLKHQLLRSRLVTTARECLGNNSSLDQVYGKLQEAYEGMQSPVHNQEPSARRLNELKDSTIKSASSMGNINAPVDESVFDVEKEIDDLIPVEVKEQRVSNLLQSLMVGGCVAAMPLLKKIPTSVLWGYFAYMAVESLPGNQFWERILLLFTAPSRRYKILEDNHATFVETVPFKTIAFFTIFQSAYLLICFGITWIPLAGVLFPLIIMLLVPIRQYILPKFFKEEHLQDLDAAEYEEAAALPYNLAMDTEMGSSASFADEREIFDGVITRSRGEIRRMCSVNLKGSSEKPKKSFLKSFSDIGYNPRVSEMRGDISPRLGGRRPFSPRTTEGKPSHLGKHM
- the LOC108202813 gene encoding ADP-ribosylation factor 2 gives rise to the protein MGLSFTKLLSSLFAKRELRILMVGLDAAGKTTILYKLKLGEIVTTIPTIGFNVETVEYKNISFTVWDVGGQDKIRPLWRHYYQNTQGLIFVVDCNDRERVMEARDELHRMMNEDELRNAVLLVFANKQDLPNAMNAAEITDKLGLQSLRQRHWYIQSTCATSGEGLYEGLEWLSNNIANKV